The Corticium candelabrum chromosome 18, ooCorCand1.1, whole genome shotgun sequence genome includes a region encoding these proteins:
- the LOC134193807 gene encoding charged multivesicular body protein 2a-like: MSWLFGRRKTPEEILKQNQRALNKTIRELDRERSKLETQEKKVIADIKKMAKQGQMEAVKIMAKDLVRTRRYVKKFILMKANIQAVSLKIQTMRSTASMAKAMKGVSKAMATMNKKMNLPEIQKIMMEFEKQSEIMDMKEEMMSDAVDDVIGEEDDEEEGDAIVQQVFDELGLNLADMLSDLPSTGGPLQAKSKAAPQAAAAAAADDDSDLQARLDNLRRE, from the exons ATGTCATGGTTGTTTGGGAGGAGAAAGACGCCCGAAGAAATCCTGAAACAGAACCAGCGCGCTCTCAATAAGACAATCAG AGAACTGGATCGGGAGAGAAGCAAGTTAGAGACACAAGAGAAGAAGGTCATTGCTGATATCAAGAAAATGGCGAAACAAGGACAAATG GAAGCTGTGAAAATCATGGCGAAAGATTTAGTGAGAACCCGGCGGTATGTTAAGAAATTCATTTTGATGAAGGCGAACATTCAGGCTGTCTCACTGAAAATACAG ACTATGAGATCGACAGCATCAATGGCTAAAGCCATGAAGGGCGTCTCAAAG GCTATGGCCACGATGAACAAGAAGATGAATCTTCCAGAAATACAGAAGATTATGATGGAATTTGAGAAACAGTCCGAGATCATGGACATGAAAGAGGAGATGATGAGTGATGCTGTGGATGATGTGATTGGAGAGGAAGATGATGAGGAAGAAGG TGATGCTATTGTTCAGCAAGTTTTTGATGAACTGGGGCTCAACCTGGCAGACATG TTGTCTGACCTTCCTTCTACGGGTGGCCCACTCCAAGCTAAATCCAAAGCAGCTCCTCAGGCTgcggctgctgctgctgcagatgACGACTCTGACCTTCAAGCTCGATTGGACAACTTGCGGCGAGAATGA
- the LOC134193613 gene encoding CTD small phosphatase-like protein gives MDVITQVSKDDEPLHGFLSSPNGSINATPVPVKTRSRGFLSTLFCCFRGRPKTSSFSETPPSPKLPPGKYLLPAPAAQDRRRKCLVIDLDETLVHSSFKPVPNADFIVPVEIDGTVHQVYVLKRPYVDEFLKRMGELFECVLFTASLAKYADPVSDLLDKYGCFRARLFREACVFHRGNYVKDLSRLGRSLKSTIIIDNSPASYIFHPQNAVPVLSWFDDQEDKELLELIPFLEGLSTVDDVCRVLQQP, from the exons ATGGACGTGATAACGCAAGTTTCGAAGGACGACGAGCCTCTGCACGGATTTCTCTCCTCGCCCAACG GAAGCATCAATGCGACGCCGGTGCCTGTTAAGACACGCAGTCGGGGTTTCTTGTCGACGCTCTTCTGTTGCTTTCGTGGTCGGCCGAAAACTTCGTCGTTTAGTGAGACTCCGCCGTCTCCGAAG TTGCCCCCGGGAAAGTATTTGCTTCCAGCTCCGGCGGCGCAGGATAGACGGCGGAAGTGTTTGGTGATTGATTTAGATGAGACACTCGTACACAGCTCGTTTAAA CCTGTCCCCAATGCTGACTTCATTGTTCCTGTTGAAATTGATGGTACTGTACATCAG GTTTATGTTCTCAAGAGGCCATATGTAGATGAGTTCTTAAAACGAATGGGGGAATTGTTTGAATGCGTTTTATTTACTGCTAGTCTTGCTAAG TATGCTGATCCTGTGTCTGACTTGCTGGACAAGTATGGCTGCTTCCGTGCGAGACTCTTCAGAGAGGCTTGTGTATTTCACAGAGGGAATTACGTCAAG GATCTAAGTCGCTTGGGTCGATCGTTGAAATCAACTATTATCATTGACAACTCACCCGCTTCATACATTTTTCATCCACAAAATGCG GTTCCTGTCTTGTCATGGTTTGACGACCAAGAAGACAAAGAATTACTGGAGCTGATTCCGTTTCTCGAAGGTCTCAGTACTGTGGACGACGTTTGCAGAGTGCTCCAGCAGCCATAA
- the LOC134193611 gene encoding NAD(P)H pyrophosphatase NUDT13, mitochondrial-like isoform X2 gives MYGRSRSLGLFNKLLSVEAVGVGVNAHLLHDRKLLLKYARKVQMAAEDDEICRELLTSPRAQVLLFHHQKPLLQNNLTSLMDISWQNLFSILEDDDLRHSWKNISNSCVFLGYDSNDQPQFASEMTCSQSQDQKSRIELKEEKERYGKKFDGIFVDLRTAGLRTSTGTLKQLKQWNSSHRYSARSGHEVKRKLSGHSKFCSQTNETAYPNISSVAITLVTHEDHCLLARHTQFPPGMYSALAGFTAFGESAEDTVEREVAEEVNLSVTNIKYISSQPWPFPSPSLMLGFHATLNTQISPFRHSIDVDHNELEDARWYKRQDIQSAILTWSAKSQLKSDFIVPPPFTIAHQLMKHWVNQQPT, from the exons ATGTATGGACGGAGTCGTTCATTAGGACTGTTCAACAAATTGTTGTCCGTTGAAGCAGTTGGAGTGGGCGTGAACGCGCATCTGCTACATGACCGGAAGTTACTGCTCAAGTACGCAAGGAAAGTACAAATGGCTGCAGAGGACGACGAAATTTGTAGAGAACTATTGACATCTCCAAGAGCTCAAGTGTTACTTTTCCACCATCAAAAGCCTCTTTTGCAAAATAATCTGACGTCATTGATGGACATTAGTTGGCAgaatttattttctattttggAAGATGATGATTTACGTCACTCGTGGAAGAACATATCCAACAGTTGCGTATTTCTAGGATACGATAGCAATGATCAGCCCCAATTCGCATCCGAGATGACTTGCAGCCAGTCTCAAGATCAAAAGTCGAGAATCGAACTaaaagaagaaaaggaaagatATGGAAAGAAATTTGATGGAATTTTTGTTGATCTCAGAACTGCTGGTTTGAGGACTTCAACAGGAACACTGAAGCAACTGAAACAG TGGAATAGTAGTCATCGTTATTCTGCAAGGAGTGGACATGAGGTGAAACGGAAATTGTCTGGTCATTCGAAATTCTGCAGTCAAACCAATGAAACGGCATATCCGAAT ATCTCTTCTGTTGCCATCACATTGGTAACTCATGAAGATCATTGCCTTCTTGCTCGTCACACTCAATTTCCACCCGGCATGTACAGTGCTCTAGCAGGTTTTACTGCATTCGGAGAATCTGCAGAAGACACTGTGGAAAGAGAAGTTGCAGAAGAAGTCAATCTCTCAGTCACAAACATAAAGTACATCTCCAGTCAGCCGTGGCCGTTCCCTTCGCCCTCGTTAATGCTTGGCTTTCATGCGACTCTCAACACACAAATCTCGCCTTTTAGACATTCAATCGACGTTGATCATAACGAACTGGAAGACGCACGATGGTACAAACGACAAGACATACAGAGCGCAATTCTGACTTGGTCAGCAAAGTCACAGCTAAAATCAGATTTCATTGTGCCACCACCGTTTACCATCGCACATCAATTAATGAAGCACTGGGTGAACCAGCAACCGACATGA
- the LOC134193611 gene encoding NAD(P)H pyrophosphatase NUDT13, mitochondrial-like isoform X1, whose amino-acid sequence MYGRSRSLGLFNKLLSVEAVGVGVNAHLLHDRKLLLKYARKVQMAAEDDEICRELLTSPRAQVLLFHHQKPLLQNNLTSLMDISWQNLFSILEDDDLRHSWKNISNSCVFLGYDSNDQPQFASEMTCSQSQDQKSRIELKEEKERYGKKFDGIFVDLRTAGLRTSTGTLKQLKQAYSLLQWNSSHRYSARSGHEVKRKLSGHSKFCSQTNETAYPNISSVAITLVTHEDHCLLARHTQFPPGMYSALAGFTAFGESAEDTVEREVAEEVNLSVTNIKYISSQPWPFPSPSLMLGFHATLNTQISPFRHSIDVDHNELEDARWYKRQDIQSAILTWSAKSQLKSDFIVPPPFTIAHQLMKHWVNQQPT is encoded by the exons ATGTATGGACGGAGTCGTTCATTAGGACTGTTCAACAAATTGTTGTCCGTTGAAGCAGTTGGAGTGGGCGTGAACGCGCATCTGCTACATGACCGGAAGTTACTGCTCAAGTACGCAAGGAAAGTACAAATGGCTGCAGAGGACGACGAAATTTGTAGAGAACTATTGACATCTCCAAGAGCTCAAGTGTTACTTTTCCACCATCAAAAGCCTCTTTTGCAAAATAATCTGACGTCATTGATGGACATTAGTTGGCAgaatttattttctattttggAAGATGATGATTTACGTCACTCGTGGAAGAACATATCCAACAGTTGCGTATTTCTAGGATACGATAGCAATGATCAGCCCCAATTCGCATCCGAGATGACTTGCAGCCAGTCTCAAGATCAAAAGTCGAGAATCGAACTaaaagaagaaaaggaaagatATGGAAAGAAATTTGATGGAATTTTTGTTGATCTCAGAACTGCTGGTTTGAGGACTTCAACAGGAACACTGAAGCAACTGAAACAG GCATATTCATTGTTGCAGTGGAATAGTAGTCATCGTTATTCTGCAAGGAGTGGACATGAGGTGAAACGGAAATTGTCTGGTCATTCGAAATTCTGCAGTCAAACCAATGAAACGGCATATCCGAAT ATCTCTTCTGTTGCCATCACATTGGTAACTCATGAAGATCATTGCCTTCTTGCTCGTCACACTCAATTTCCACCCGGCATGTACAGTGCTCTAGCAGGTTTTACTGCATTCGGAGAATCTGCAGAAGACACTGTGGAAAGAGAAGTTGCAGAAGAAGTCAATCTCTCAGTCACAAACATAAAGTACATCTCCAGTCAGCCGTGGCCGTTCCCTTCGCCCTCGTTAATGCTTGGCTTTCATGCGACTCTCAACACACAAATCTCGCCTTTTAGACATTCAATCGACGTTGATCATAACGAACTGGAAGACGCACGATGGTACAAACGACAAGACATACAGAGCGCAATTCTGACTTGGTCAGCAAAGTCACAGCTAAAATCAGATTTCATTGTGCCACCACCGTTTACCATCGCACATCAATTAATGAAGCACTGGGTGAACCAGCAACCGACATGA